A stretch of the Malus sylvestris chromosome 10, drMalSylv7.2, whole genome shotgun sequence genome encodes the following:
- the LOC126585181 gene encoding cysteine-rich receptor-like protein kinase 10 isoform X1, with amino-acid sequence MINHQNMKNMTTLVLIFSIFTLPSFLTSTEAVFLLSVCPNTTTFTPNSTFQSNLNRLLFNLSSNANRSSTGFYNVTVQTTNNAVYGLFLCRGDVVGTDVCKICVANATALARQRCPVEKQVVIWYDDCMLRYSNESFFSTVTDSPSFYMQNTVNATDPIQFNQVVAASVNQAASEAVGDADKFGTNRANVNGLISVYSLAQCTQDLSAADCNRCLQGTIDELPNYCYGRIGGRFVYPSCNVRYEVYPFYAQNATSAPEPAPEPAPGPPPPPLPPPPKGKSKTPTSTIVAIAVPISVSVLLFVVGYCCITRRAKYKYNEAAADEPSGENDITTVESLQFDFATIQAATSNFSDDHKLGEGGFGQVYKGILSNGQEVAVKRLSRDSGQGTEEFKNEMVLVAKLQHRNLVRLLGFCLEGEEKILVYEYVLNKSLDYFLFDPEKQGQLDWSRRYKIISGIARGIMYLHEDSRLRIIHRDLKASNILLDGEMHPKISDFGMARIFGVDQTQADTNRIVGTFGYMSPEYAMHGHFSVKSDMYSFGVLVLEIVSGKKNSYFFQTDPAEDLMSHAWKLWRDGTPLELLDPCLRDSYSRTEIIRCIHIGLLCLQENPADRPTMQSVILMLNSYTVTLPLPQQPAFFLRSRAVGNMLEATQNSAQSISKSSPSVYEGSITEVHPR; translated from the exons ATGATCAATcatcaaaatatgaaaaacatgactacccttgttttgattttctccatttttacTCTGCCCAGCTTTCTCACCAGTACGGAAGCAGTATTCCTTCTCTCCGTCTGCCCAAACACCACCACCTTCACCCCAAACTCCACCTTCCAGTCCAACCTCAATCGCCTCCTCTTCAACCTCTCGTCCAACGCCAACCGCTCCTCCACCGGCTTCTACAACGTCACCGTCCAAACCACAAACAACGCCGTCTACGGCCTCTTCCTCTGCCGCGGCGACGTCGTGGGCACCGACGTTTGCAAAATCTGTGTAGCCAACGCAACCGCTTTGGCCCGACAACGCTGCCCCGTAGAAAAACAGGTGGTGATCTGGTACGACGACTGCATGCTACGCTACTCCAACGAGTCATTCTTCTCCACCGTCACCGATTCGCCCAGCTTTTACATGCAGAACACGGTGAACGCCACCGACCCGATTCAGTTCAACCAGGTCGTAGCGGCGAGTGTGAACCAGGCGGCCAGTGAGGCTGTCGGAGACGCCGACAAGTTCGGGACGAATAGGGCAAATGTTAATGGGTTGATTTCGGTGTACAGCCTCGCGCAGTGCACGCAGGACCTGTCGGCAGCGGATTGCAACCGCTGTCTTCAGGGGACCATAGACGAACTTCCGAATTACTGTTATGGGAGAATCGGAGGACGATTCGTGTATCCGAGTTGTAATGTTAGGTACGAAGTCTACCCCTTCTACGCCCAGAACGCCACGTCAGCACCTGAGCCAGCACCTGAGCCTGCACCAGGgccgcctcctcctcctctccctCCTCCGCCTAAAG GAAAAAGCAAAACCCCAACTAGTACAATTGTTGCCATTGCTGTACCAATATCTGTATCTGTGCTACTTTTTGTTGTGGGTTACTGCTGCATAACTAGGAGAGCAAAATACAAGTACAATGAAGCAGCAGCAGACGAACCAAGCG GTGAGAATGACATTACTACTGTCGAGTCTTTGCAATTTGATTTTGCTACCATCCAAGCAGCCACGAGCAATTTCTCTGATGATCACAAGTTAGGCGAAGGTGGTTTCGGTCAAGTTTACAAG GGTATACTTTCAAACGGTCAAGAAGTAGCGGTGAAGAGGTTGTCAAGGGACTCTGGCCAAGGCACGGAAGAGTTTAAGAACGAGATGGTATTGGTAGCCAAGCTTCAACACCGAAATTTGGTTAGGCTCTTGGGATTTTGCTTGGAAGGCGAAGAAAAGATTCTTGTTTATGAATATGTGCTCAACAAAAGCCTTGATTATTTCCTATTTG ACCCTGAGAAACAAGGACAATTGGATTGGTCAAGACGTTACAAGATTATTTCAGGAATTGCTCGAGGAATCATGTACCTGCATGAAGATTCCCGACTTAGAATTATACATCGTGATCTCAAAGCCAGCAATATATTGTTAGATGGGGAGATGCATCCAAAAATATCTGATTTTGGCATGGCCAGGATCTTTGGGGTTGATCAAACTCAAGCAGACACAAATAGAATTGTCGGAACATT TGGTTATATGTCTCCCGAGTATGCAATGCATGGACATTTTTCTGTCAAGTCCGATATGTATAGTTTCGGTGTTTTAGTGCTAGAAATCGTCAGTGGCAAGAAGAACAGTTACTTCTTTCAGACGGATCCAGCTGAGGACCTCATGAGCCAT GCTTGGAAGTTATGGAGAGACGGGACACCTTTGGAATTGTTGGATCCATGTCTGAGAGACTCTTATTCGAGGACTGAAATAATCAGATGCATCCACATCGGCTTACTTTGTCTTCAGGAAAATCCAGCTGACAGGCCTACAATGCAATCAGTAATTCTCATGCTCAATAGCTACACTGTTACTCTGCCATTACCTCAACAACCGGCATTTTTCCTGCGAAGTAGAGCAGTGGGAAACATGTTAGAGGCAACGCAGAACTCCGCTCAATCTATCAGCAAGTCATCTCCGTCTGTTTATGAAGGATCTATCACTGAAGTACACCCTAGATAG